Proteins found in one Amycolatopsis umgeniensis genomic segment:
- a CDS encoding SUKH-3 domain-containing protein, with protein sequence MSESELEKFLRSCGWEGAGLRRETDAIVAGLERVGFACHEEARKFLGEYLGLRIDHLPALVIAGERISSWTNFDPSAVCTTRDADVAHRCAEVADTALFPIGVDSFHLTVYSGSDGRFYAGFDSSVYQYGEDCNAMFSMMRAGIRPISLGEWTLQ encoded by the coding sequence ATGAGCGAGTCGGAGTTGGAGAAATTCCTCAGGTCGTGTGGCTGGGAGGGGGCTGGGCTTCGCCGTGAGACGGATGCCATCGTGGCGGGTCTGGAGCGTGTCGGTTTCGCCTGCCATGAGGAGGCAAGGAAGTTCTTGGGTGAATATCTTGGCCTAAGGATCGACCATCTCCCGGCCCTCGTCATCGCGGGGGAGAGGATCTCGAGTTGGACGAATTTTGATCCGTCCGCGGTCTGCACCACCCGTGATGCAGACGTGGCTCACCGATGCGCAGAGGTGGCTGACACCGCTCTATTCCCGATTGGCGTGGACAGCTTCCATCTGACCGTGTACTCGGGAAGCGACGGAAGGTTCTATGCAGGGTTCGATTCGTCGGTCTATCAATATGGGGAAGATTGCAATGCGATGTTCTCGATGATGAGGGCTGGGATTCGCCCAATTTCATTGGGTGAGTGGACGCTTCAGTGA
- the pip gene encoding prolyl aminopeptidase: protein MDDLYPPIHIRAEGMLDVGDGHRIYCQEAGNPDGKPVVVLHGGPGSGISPMARRHFDPDAYRIILFDQRGAGRSTPAIGEPDVDLSVNTLWHLVSDMETLRERLNLEQWQVFGGSWGATLALAYAETHPSRVTEIILRGVFTVRRSELDWIYGGGAANLFPREWEAFLAPIPEEDRGDPMSAYRELVYHPDQVVRERAAIAWSTWEGAIVCLRPDPAFHNQYASPDFAVTFARLALHYFSHGAWLDDGQLIREAGKLSGIPGVIVQGRYDAVCPPATAYELHRAWPDSKLELVEAAGHAVTDPGMLAALREATDSFRSR from the coding sequence ATGGACGATTTGTATCCGCCCATCCACATTCGCGCCGAGGGCATGCTCGACGTCGGCGACGGACACCGGATCTACTGCCAAGAGGCCGGGAACCCGGACGGCAAACCCGTGGTCGTCCTGCACGGAGGCCCTGGTAGCGGCATATCTCCCATGGCAAGGCGACATTTCGATCCCGATGCCTACCGGATCATCTTGTTCGACCAGCGCGGTGCCGGCCGCAGCACTCCGGCCATCGGCGAGCCGGACGTCGACCTGTCGGTCAACACCCTCTGGCACCTTGTCTCGGACATGGAAACTCTGCGCGAACGGCTGAATCTCGAACAATGGCAAGTCTTCGGCGGCTCTTGGGGAGCGACCCTCGCCCTCGCCTACGCCGAGACCCATCCGAGCCGCGTCACCGAGATCATCCTGCGCGGCGTCTTCACCGTCCGGCGTAGCGAACTCGACTGGATCTATGGCGGCGGCGCCGCGAATCTCTTCCCTCGCGAGTGGGAAGCCTTCCTCGCTCCGATTCCCGAAGAAGACCGCGGCGACCCGATGTCGGCCTACCGCGAACTCGTCTATCACCCCGATCAAGTGGTCCGGGAGCGTGCCGCGATCGCCTGGAGCACTTGGGAAGGAGCGATCGTCTGCCTGCGCCCGGATCCGGCTTTCCACAACCAGTACGCGTCGCCTGACTTCGCTGTCACCTTCGCGCGGCTCGCGCTGCACTACTTCTCTCACGGCGCGTGGCTCGACGACGGGCAGCTGATCCGGGAGGCCGGGAAGCTGTCGGGGATTCCCGGCGTGATCGTGCAGGGCCGGTATGACGCGGTGTGCCCGCCGGCGACGGCTTACGAGCTGCACCGGGCTTGGCCGGACTCGAAGCTGGAACTGGTGGAGGCGGCAGGGCATGCGGTGACGGATCCGGGGATGCTGGCGGCGCTTCGGGAAGCGACGGATTCCTTCCGGTCGAGGTGA
- the panB gene encoding 3-methyl-2-oxobutanoate hydroxymethyltransferase yields MSATEKDSGELAAPYGTGAAPQATSGKKIRVHHLRDMKERGEAWPMLTAYDMYTAALFDEAGIPVLLVGDSAANNVFGYDTSLPVTVDELLPLVRAVTRSVKRALVVADLPFGSYQLSPQQALETAVRFMKEGRAHAVKLEGGRKFAPHVEALTSAGVPVMGHIGFTPQSEHNLGGYRVQGRGEAADALLADALALEEAGAFAVVMEMVPAEAAKRITHELKIPTVGIGAGPDCDAQVLVWQDMAGLRRGKTPRFVKKYADLAGVLAGAATAFAEDVRRGEFPASEHSFHD; encoded by the coding sequence ATGTCTGCCACCGAGAAGGATTCGGGAGAACTCGCCGCCCCCTACGGGACCGGCGCCGCGCCCCAGGCCACGTCTGGGAAGAAAATCCGCGTACATCACCTTCGCGACATGAAGGAGCGCGGCGAAGCCTGGCCGATGCTCACCGCCTACGACATGTACACCGCCGCGCTGTTCGACGAGGCGGGCATTCCCGTGCTGCTCGTCGGGGATTCCGCGGCGAACAACGTCTTCGGCTACGACACGTCACTTCCGGTGACCGTGGACGAGCTGCTTCCCCTGGTCCGCGCGGTGACCCGCTCGGTGAAGCGGGCGCTGGTCGTGGCCGACCTGCCGTTCGGCTCGTACCAGCTCTCGCCGCAACAAGCGCTGGAGACGGCGGTGCGATTCATGAAGGAAGGCCGCGCGCACGCGGTGAAACTCGAAGGCGGGCGGAAGTTCGCGCCCCACGTCGAGGCGCTGACCTCGGCCGGTGTCCCCGTGATGGGACATATCGGATTCACCCCGCAGAGTGAACACAATCTGGGCGGCTACCGGGTCCAGGGCCGCGGCGAAGCGGCCGACGCGCTGCTCGCCGACGCGCTCGCCCTGGAGGAGGCCGGCGCCTTCGCGGTCGTCATGGAGATGGTGCCCGCCGAAGCGGCGAAGCGGATCACGCACGAGCTGAAGATCCCGACCGTCGGCATCGGCGCGGGCCCGGACTGCGACGCGCAGGTGCTCGTCTGGCAGGACATGGCCGGGCTCCGGCGCGGCAAGACTCCTCGCTTCGTCAAGAAGTACGCCGATCTCGCCGGTGTGCTGGCCGGGGCCGCGACGGCGTTCGCGGAGGACGTCCGGCGGGGCGAGTTCCCGGCTTCGGAGCACTCGTTCCACGACTGA
- the lysX gene encoding bifunctional lysylphosphatidylglycerol synthetase/lysine--tRNA ligase LysX: protein MVNPASRVPPWKARAGGIVATLVQLAAVFSVILLLAGGVKGPVLKTGDVAFSALSIPTNASLVIVLLLVVLGAALRRRKRAALYTLLLFQVGGLAVTLAFQAALLWWPELLKLGPWQVRHIPHQVWVLAIADLISIGMIAFLWIIRPAFPARLAPGAWRDGFTVLFGGLAAVILVGWGLSEAFPGRLADTWERFAWVVNHTTGENIQLRRVGIGEGPAWLDLLLDLSATAVATAALYTLFRGVRSRRLRTDEEELRVRRLLAEHGENDSLGYFATRREKSVVFSPNGRAAVAYRVLAGTSVASADPIGDPDAWPDAVRAWLNESRTYGWTPGVLGASERGAKAYADAGLRALEIGDEAVLDVRDFSLAGPERRSVRQAVKRIERAGYTTKVRRHSEIPADEMAGLLLHAQQWRGAETERGFSMALGRLGDPSDGRSVMVEAYDAKGELRGMLSFVPWGRRGLSLDLMRRDRDAENGLNEYMVAEVVAASSHLGAQRISLNFAMFRAVFSEGERIGAGPVLRAWRSVLSMASRFFQLESLYRSNAKYGPDWEPRFLCYSSARRLPRVGIVAGALEGFVPTGRSGRALKLETVTDEFVAEVHRIDANAATPAAKQVRRPDQVRVRMAKLDSLREAGIDPYPVGFAREDQLGDVVAKFGDLSPDTHTGHRVRVAGRVLALRNLGGLCFARVKDFGGEIQLMLDASVLDLGGWRRGVDLGDHVGVSGQVVTSRRGELSVLVDEWTVTAKSLHPLPDKRKGLTDPETRVRQRYLDLAVNPDSTAMLRMRSTVVRAVRERLHQDDYLEVETPMLQTVHGGANARPFVTHINAYDMRMYLRIAPELYLKRLCVAGVERVFELNRNFRNEGVDATHNPEFTMLEAYQAYADYNTMRTLTRELVQHAAEAAYGAQVVRRPGPDGKVVEYDISGDWPVIPVHEAVSAALGEKIDAGTSVAELQRLCRAAGVPVNEEAGHGDLVLKAHEHLVEGATVLPTFYTDYPTDVSPLTRQHRVDPRLAERWDLIAFGSEVGTAYTELTDPLEQRRRLEAQSLRAASGDVEAMELDEDFLLALEHGMPPTGGLGIGVDRLLMMLTGASIRQTVLFPFVRPQS from the coding sequence ATGGTAAACCCAGCGAGCCGTGTGCCGCCGTGGAAGGCGAGGGCGGGCGGCATCGTCGCCACCCTCGTGCAGCTCGCGGCCGTGTTCTCGGTGATCCTCCTCCTCGCCGGCGGCGTGAAGGGGCCGGTGCTGAAGACGGGTGATGTCGCCTTCTCGGCACTGAGCATCCCGACGAACGCGAGTCTCGTGATCGTCCTGCTGCTCGTCGTCCTCGGAGCCGCGCTCCGCCGACGCAAACGCGCCGCCCTCTACACGCTGCTGCTGTTCCAGGTCGGCGGTCTGGCGGTGACCCTGGCCTTCCAGGCCGCCCTGCTGTGGTGGCCCGAGCTGCTGAAACTGGGTCCGTGGCAGGTCCGGCACATCCCGCACCAGGTGTGGGTGCTGGCCATCGCCGACCTGATCTCGATCGGCATGATCGCGTTCCTCTGGATCATCCGCCCCGCGTTCCCGGCCCGGCTCGCACCGGGCGCCTGGCGCGACGGCTTCACTGTGCTCTTCGGCGGCCTCGCCGCGGTGATCCTCGTCGGCTGGGGCCTGAGTGAAGCCTTCCCCGGCCGCCTCGCGGACACCTGGGAGCGGTTCGCGTGGGTCGTCAACCACACGACCGGTGAGAACATCCAGCTGCGCCGCGTCGGCATCGGCGAAGGACCCGCCTGGCTCGACCTCCTGCTCGACCTCAGCGCGACAGCAGTCGCGACAGCCGCTTTGTACACGCTTTTCCGTGGCGTGCGCAGCCGTCGCTTGAGGACAGACGAGGAAGAACTGCGCGTACGCCGCCTCCTCGCCGAACACGGCGAAAACGACTCTTTGGGATATTTCGCCACCCGGCGCGAGAAGAGTGTCGTCTTCTCGCCCAACGGCCGCGCCGCCGTGGCCTACCGCGTACTCGCGGGCACCAGCGTCGCGAGTGCCGACCCCATCGGCGATCCCGACGCCTGGCCCGACGCGGTCCGCGCCTGGCTGAACGAGTCGCGCACCTACGGCTGGACACCCGGTGTGCTCGGCGCGAGCGAACGCGGCGCGAAGGCCTACGCCGACGCGGGTCTGCGCGCACTGGAAATCGGGGACGAAGCGGTCCTGGACGTCCGCGACTTCAGCCTCGCCGGGCCGGAGCGACGCTCGGTCCGCCAAGCGGTCAAACGGATCGAACGCGCCGGATACACCACGAAAGTCCGGCGTCACAGCGAAATCCCGGCCGACGAGATGGCCGGACTATTGCTGCACGCGCAGCAGTGGCGCGGCGCGGAGACCGAACGCGGGTTCTCGATGGCGCTCGGCAGGCTCGGCGATCCGAGCGACGGCCGCAGCGTGATGGTGGAGGCATACGACGCCAAGGGCGAGCTTCGCGGCATGCTGTCGTTCGTCCCGTGGGGTCGTCGCGGTCTGTCCCTCGACCTGATGCGGCGCGACCGAGACGCCGAAAACGGGCTCAACGAGTACATGGTCGCCGAGGTCGTGGCGGCGAGCTCTCACCTTGGCGCACAACGGATTTCGCTGAACTTCGCGATGTTCCGCGCGGTATTCTCCGAGGGGGAGCGGATCGGTGCGGGCCCGGTGCTGCGCGCGTGGCGCAGCGTCCTCAGCATGGCCTCGCGGTTCTTCCAGCTGGAATCGCTCTACCGGTCCAACGCCAAGTACGGACCCGACTGGGAACCACGTTTCCTGTGCTATTCCTCGGCTCGACGGCTGCCGCGGGTCGGCATCGTCGCCGGCGCGCTCGAAGGATTCGTCCCGACCGGACGTTCGGGGCGGGCGCTGAAACTGGAAACGGTCACCGACGAATTCGTCGCCGAGGTCCACCGCATCGACGCGAATGCGGCCACCCCCGCAGCGAAACAGGTACGGCGGCCCGACCAGGTCCGCGTGCGGATGGCGAAGCTGGACAGCTTGCGGGAAGCCGGGATCGACCCCTACCCGGTCGGTTTCGCCCGGGAGGATCAACTGGGTGACGTCGTCGCCAAGTTCGGGGACCTGAGCCCGGACACCCACACCGGTCACCGGGTCCGCGTCGCGGGCAGGGTGCTCGCGCTGCGCAACCTCGGCGGGCTCTGTTTCGCGCGGGTCAAGGACTTCGGCGGCGAGATCCAGTTGATGCTCGATGCCTCCGTGCTCGACCTCGGCGGCTGGCGGCGCGGTGTCGACCTCGGCGACCACGTCGGCGTGAGCGGGCAGGTCGTGACCTCGCGACGCGGTGAACTTTCCGTGCTCGTCGACGAGTGGACAGTCACGGCGAAGAGCCTGCATCCGTTGCCGGACAAGCGAAAGGGCCTCACCGACCCGGAGACGAGGGTGCGGCAGCGCTACCTCGACCTCGCGGTGAACCCGGATTCGACGGCGATGCTGCGGATGCGCTCGACCGTGGTGCGCGCGGTGCGGGAACGGCTGCACCAGGACGATTACCTCGAAGTCGAGACGCCGATGCTGCAGACCGTGCACGGCGGCGCCAACGCCCGCCCGTTCGTCACCCACATCAATGCCTACGACATGCGGATGTACCTGCGCATCGCGCCCGAGCTGTACCTGAAGCGGCTGTGCGTTGCCGGGGTCGAGCGCGTTTTCGAACTGAACCGGAACTTCCGCAACGAAGGCGTCGACGCGACGCACAATCCCGAATTCACGATGCTGGAGGCGTACCAGGCGTACGCCGACTACAACACGATGCGGACGCTGACGCGTGAACTCGTGCAGCACGCCGCGGAGGCCGCGTATGGCGCGCAGGTCGTCCGCCGTCCGGGGCCGGACGGGAAGGTCGTCGAGTACGACATCTCCGGTGACTGGCCGGTGATCCCGGTCCACGAAGCCGTTTCGGCGGCGCTCGGGGAGAAGATCGACGCGGGCACCTCGGTCGCCGAACTCCAACGACTGTGCCGTGCGGCAGGAGTGCCGGTGAACGAGGAGGCCGGTCACGGCGATCTCGTGCTCAAGGCGCACGAGCACCTCGTCGAAGGCGCGACCGTGCTGCCGACCTTCTACACCGACTACCCGACCGACGTCTCGCCGCTGACCAGGCAACATCGCGTGGATCCGCGACTGGCCGAGCGCTGGGACCTGATCGCGTTCGGCTCCGAGGTCGGCACCGCCTACACCGAACTGACCGACCCCCTCGAGCAGCGGCGGCGGCTGGAGGCCCAGTCGCTGCGCGCGGCGAGCGGGGACGTAGAGGCGATGGAGCTGGACGAGGACTTCCTGCTCGCGCTCGAACACGGCATGCCGCCGACCGGCGGGCTCGGTATCGGCGTCGACAGGCTGCTGATGATGCTGACCGGAGCGTCGATCCGGCAGACGGTGCTGTTCCCCTTCGTGCGCCCCCAGTCGTAG
- a CDS encoding DinB family protein, with the protein MAGNVPPVADEREGLLAYLEQQRHVLRIAAHGLTEEQARAVPTRSSLSVGGLVKHTAFTEDGWIDILLQKPAKPMEEAMKDYEAGYVMADDETLEDVFARYDEVARRTSDVIAGIADLGQPVPVPQNVPWYPKDVEAWSVRWVLFHLIEETARHAGHADIIREHVDGATAIPLMAAAEGWPETPWLKPWSPAATV; encoded by the coding sequence ATGGCTGGAAACGTCCCCCCTGTCGCCGACGAACGCGAAGGTCTCCTCGCCTACCTCGAGCAGCAGCGGCACGTCCTGCGCATCGCCGCGCACGGCTTGACCGAAGAACAGGCCAGAGCGGTCCCGACCAGAAGCTCACTGAGCGTCGGCGGCCTCGTCAAGCACACCGCGTTCACGGAAGACGGCTGGATCGACATCCTTCTCCAGAAGCCCGCGAAGCCGATGGAGGAGGCGATGAAGGACTACGAAGCCGGCTACGTGATGGCTGACGACGAGACGCTCGAAGACGTCTTCGCCCGCTACGACGAGGTCGCCCGCCGCACCTCGGACGTCATCGCCGGGATCGCCGACCTCGGCCAGCCGGTCCCGGTGCCGCAGAACGTGCCCTGGTACCCGAAGGACGTCGAGGCCTGGTCGGTCCGCTGGGTGCTGTTCCACCTCATCGAGGAGACCGCGCGGCACGCGGGCCATGCCGACATCATCCGCGAGCACGTCGACGGCGCGACCGCCATCCCGCTGATGGCCGCCGCGGAAGGCTGGCCGGAGACGCCCTGGCTCAAGCCCTGGTCGCCCGCCGCGACCGTTTAG
- a CDS encoding methylated-DNA--[protein]-cysteine S-methyltransferase → MTAPGYAVFGTAIGDCGIAWSERGVIAVQLPEGSEEKTRARLTARLPDVVESAPPAAVQRAIDDVVSLMNGKRTDLTGVELDYEGVPEFHHRVYEFIRSIPAGKTLTYGDIANILGMPGGAQAVGQAMGRNPFPVIVPCHRVLAAGGKDGGFSARGGVATKRRMLVIEGALADEPTLF, encoded by the coding sequence ATGACGGCACCGGGCTACGCCGTGTTCGGCACCGCGATCGGCGACTGCGGCATCGCGTGGAGCGAACGCGGGGTCATCGCGGTCCAGCTCCCCGAAGGCAGTGAAGAGAAGACCAGGGCACGGCTCACCGCCCGCCTTCCCGACGTCGTCGAGTCCGCACCGCCGGCGGCGGTCCAGCGGGCGATCGACGACGTGGTCTCGTTGATGAACGGCAAGCGCACGGACCTCACCGGCGTCGAACTCGATTACGAGGGCGTGCCGGAGTTCCATCACCGGGTGTACGAGTTCATCCGCTCGATCCCCGCGGGCAAGACGCTGACCTACGGCGACATCGCGAACATCCTCGGCATGCCCGGTGGGGCGCAGGCCGTGGGGCAGGCGATGGGACGCAACCCGTTCCCGGTCATCGTTCCGTGCCACCGGGTGCTCGCCGCGGGCGGCAAGGACGGTGGGTTCTCCGCGCGTGGAGGGGTCGCCACCAAGCGCCGGATGCTGGTCATCGAAGGCGCTTTGGCGGACGAACCGACGTTGTTCTAA
- a CDS encoding VOC family protein gives MSDLVLDHLVYAGPDLEEAVARVADLTGVTPVRGGRHVGFGTANHLADLGAGAYLEVVGPDPDQPEHVGPRPFGIDELTEPALVTWAARVEGLDEAIAEARERGYDPGEASEMSRATDDGELLTWRLTGAGGLDGLAPFLIDWGSTPHPTTRGLPAIPLLLVTGVHPEPVAVEAAVRALGMDMLVRRDKKPGLVAVLQNSAGKQITLS, from the coding sequence ATGAGCGACCTCGTGCTTGATCACCTCGTCTACGCCGGGCCGGATCTCGAAGAGGCCGTCGCGCGCGTCGCCGATCTCACCGGCGTCACGCCCGTACGCGGGGGCAGGCACGTCGGATTCGGCACGGCCAACCACCTGGCCGATCTCGGCGCCGGTGCCTACCTCGAGGTGGTGGGGCCCGATCCGGATCAACCCGAGCACGTCGGGCCGCGACCGTTCGGCATCGACGAGCTGACCGAGCCGGCGCTGGTCACGTGGGCCGCGCGTGTGGAGGGCCTCGACGAAGCGATCGCCGAGGCCCGCGAGCGCGGTTACGACCCTGGCGAGGCGTCCGAGATGTCGCGCGCCACCGATGACGGTGAACTGCTGACATGGCGCCTCACCGGCGCCGGCGGTCTGGACGGGCTCGCGCCCTTCCTCATCGACTGGGGGAGCACCCCGCATCCGACGACGCGGGGACTCCCCGCGATCCCGCTGCTTCTCGTCACCGGTGTCCACCCCGAGCCCGTCGCGGTGGAAGCCGCGGTCCGGGCACTCGGGATGGACATGCTCGTGCGCCGTGACAAGAAGCCCGGCCTGGTGGCCGTGCTCCAGAACTCAGCGGGGAAGCAGATCACGCTGAGCTGA
- a CDS encoding NAD+ synthase: MPQLRIALAQVNTTVGDLEGNADLTVEWTRKAAEAGAHIVVFPEMSLTGYPVEDLSLRPTFASASKQMVEEVARRLEEAGCGEVLTYIGYLDLDETGARDAAAALYRGEVVARQFKHHLPNYGVFDEHRWFKPGHDLEVVRFHGVDVGMVICEDVWQDGGPISALGKAGVDLVVAPNASPFERAKDDIRLPLIARRAAEAGAPLVYTNQVGGQDDLVFDGDSIVVGADGRLLARAPQFVEHLLVVDTDLVAGGHTAEGEVEGLRVKRRVLSEEPVPAYSPSNDSAISEPLSDEAEVWHALVVGLRDYVHKNGFSSVTFGFSGGIDSAVVAALAADALGGDNVYGVSMPSEYSSGHSKDDAEDLARRIGAHYRVEPIADMVKVYVEQLQLTGLAEENIQARVRGMLLMALSNQDGHLVLATGNKTELAVGYSTIYGDAVGAFAPIKDLFKTYVWHLAKWRNAEAEKNGETPPIPENSITKPPSAELRPGQLDSDSLPDYLMLDDILDDYIEGDRGYVDLVDAGFDPETIDRVVRMVDKAEYKRRQYPPGTKITFKAFGRDRRLPMTNGWREGTVVARSAQRDLLPR, encoded by the coding sequence ATGCCGCAACTGCGCATCGCACTGGCCCAGGTCAACACCACCGTCGGCGACCTCGAGGGCAACGCCGACCTCACCGTCGAGTGGACCCGCAAGGCCGCCGAAGCAGGCGCCCACATCGTGGTCTTCCCGGAGATGTCCCTCACCGGTTACCCCGTCGAGGACCTCTCCCTCCGCCCGACCTTCGCCTCCGCCTCGAAGCAGATGGTCGAAGAGGTCGCCCGGCGGCTCGAGGAAGCCGGATGCGGCGAGGTGCTCACCTACATCGGGTATCTCGACCTGGACGAGACCGGCGCGCGCGACGCGGCCGCCGCGCTGTACCGCGGCGAGGTCGTCGCCCGCCAGTTCAAGCATCACCTGCCCAACTACGGCGTCTTCGACGAGCACCGCTGGTTCAAGCCGGGCCACGACCTCGAGGTCGTCCGCTTCCACGGCGTCGACGTCGGCATGGTGATCTGCGAGGACGTCTGGCAGGACGGCGGCCCGATCTCCGCGCTCGGCAAGGCCGGGGTGGACCTCGTCGTCGCGCCCAACGCTTCGCCTTTCGAGCGCGCGAAGGACGACATCCGCCTGCCCCTCATCGCCCGCCGCGCGGCCGAGGCCGGGGCGCCGCTGGTGTACACGAACCAGGTCGGCGGTCAGGACGACCTCGTCTTCGACGGCGACTCGATCGTGGTCGGCGCGGACGGCCGGTTGCTGGCGCGCGCGCCGCAGTTCGTCGAGCACTTGCTCGTCGTCGACACGGACCTCGTCGCGGGCGGGCACACCGCCGAGGGCGAGGTCGAGGGTCTGCGGGTCAAGCGGCGCGTACTCAGCGAGGAACCTGTTCCGGCGTACAGCCCGAGCAACGACTCGGCGATCAGCGAACCGCTGTCGGACGAAGCCGAGGTCTGGCACGCGCTCGTCGTCGGTCTGCGCGACTACGTGCACAAGAACGGCTTCTCGTCGGTGACGTTCGGCTTCTCCGGCGGCATCGACTCGGCGGTCGTCGCGGCGCTGGCAGCCGACGCGCTCGGCGGCGACAACGTCTACGGCGTTTCGATGCCTTCGGAGTACTCCTCGGGGCACTCGAAGGACGACGCCGAGGATCTCGCCCGGCGCATCGGCGCGCACTATCGCGTCGAGCCGATCGCGGACATGGTCAAGGTCTACGTCGAACAGCTCCAGCTGACCGGCCTCGCCGAGGAGAACATCCAGGCCCGGGTCCGCGGCATGCTGCTGATGGCACTGTCCAATCAGGACGGTCACCTGGTGCTCGCCACCGGCAACAAGACCGAGCTCGCCGTCGGCTACTCGACGATCTACGGCGACGCCGTCGGGGCCTTCGCGCCGATCAAGGACCTGTTCAAGACCTACGTCTGGCATCTGGCCAAATGGCGCAACGCGGAAGCCGAAAAGAACGGCGAGACCCCGCCCATCCCGGAGAACTCGATCACGAAGCCGCCGTCGGCCGAGCTGCGGCCCGGCCAGCTGGACAGCGACTCGCTTCCCGACTACCTGATGCTCGACGACATCCTCGACGACTACATCGAGGGCGACCGCGGTTACGTCGATCTGGTGGACGCGGGTTTCGATCCGGAGACCATCGATCGCGTGGTGCGTATGGTCGACAAGGCCGAATACAAGCGCCGCCAGTACCCGCCGGGCACCAAGATCACGTTCAAGGCGTTCGGGCGGGACCGGCGGTTGCCGATGACCAACGGCTGGCGCGAGGGCACCGTCGTGGCCCGCTCAGCTCAGCGTGATCTGCTTCCCCGCTGA